Part of the Woronichinia naegeliana WA131 genome, ATTGTATTCATACAGGCATTTAGCCCCGCCGCAAATTCCCAACGGGACAGGGCGCGGTCACGAAGTGTGCCTTCGGCAACGCCTCTAAAGGTACGATCAGGATAACCGACAATACAGCCATAGCGTTCCACTAAACTTTTAAGAGCTTCATAGGCCCAAGCAGTGGGTTCCACATCCCTTAATTCGTTGACATTGGTAACTTGAGATAGGTCATTGTTACTGACTTGAAAGCCTTTGGGTTGTCTAGTTTTTTGGATTTGTTGTAAAAGTTGCTGACGGTCGGGATCAAGACTATTGCTTGCAGGTTTACTTGATTCCGACGCGGTAAGATTTGACGGCGTTGTTTCCGAAATAATAGGAGAAAGATCATCGGCGATCGCTAATTCTGTCTGTAACATCGCGGCAGATAAGCTCATGCCCAGGCAACCGAACATCAGGGGAAATATTTTTACCGTCTTAATTACTAAATTTTTCATAAACTTGCTCCTCACACAATCTAAATAAAAAAAGGGATGAGTTTATGATAATGCTCTTCCCAGTAAAATTTTCTTAGCTTAAATAATCGGGCCGTTTACTGTTTAAATTCAGTAACATTTCCTTTGCCATCGGTATTACAATAGCCATCCGTTTTTTTGCCATCTCTTGTGACCACCCAATTAAAAGATAAGCCATTTTTTTTGATATCCTTTAAATCAATGTCTCCCTTGTCAATGGATTCCTTAAAAGTTTCTCCCAAGGAAACGCTTACGTCCGACATGGGAACACTAAATTGCTCCACCGCTTTCATTTTGCAATTTTGTCCCCCTTTTTGTATTAATCCGTTCATGGTTTGGGCAAAGGCGGCTTGAGGAGCGAGACCCAAGCCTAGGGAAAGCAGTACAAAAGCCGTGATCGTGCCTGGCATTAAATTTTTCATGATGTTACACATCCTAACGGTTGCGAATTGGATTAGGGAAAAAACCGTTGAAGGCTCTATCAACCGTATAGTAACTAGTCTATAGTGGCTGTCTGTTCGGGGCTATCCTCTTTACGACAATGAAACTTAAGTTTTGTCGTATTTTGGACAAAAGACGATATAAAGTGTTTACGGGCTTTTTTACTATCTTTCTTCTTTTCTTCAATGAATACTGAGTTATTGCCTCCTTTAGATCGAACTCCCCTGCTTGAAAGTGATAATTATGAAGAAGCGGAAATGATGTTGACACAGTTAATTGGCCCTTGTAAAAGTGAATTTTTAGAGCCTCATTCCTATTTTTTAACTCGTTATTATTATGCCTCATTTTATCAGTCATCAATGGTTTATTTGCAGTGGCAGGGAGCGCAAAAACTAACTCGAAATCAACCGGATGAAATCTATGTTTTTTATTTGCCTATAGAGGGTATTATTAGAGAAAAAATTAACCAATTGGAACCAATATTATCTTCTGAAAAAGTGGTCCATTTTTTTACTCCTCAACAAAATTTAGTCGGTGAGATTAGTTCTCAAGGTCAAGGTATTTCTGTCTGTATTCCTCGTCAAAGATTACAACAAGAAATGGCTAAATTATTAAATAATTCGGTCAATTCATTAATTTCTTTTCAGCCCGAAGTTGATCTAACTACTGTCTTTGGTAACAGTCTCAAGGAACTTATTTTATTTTCTTGGCAAGCTACGGCCCAAAATTCTCTTTTTTTACCACAATTAGAACAAACTTTATTGACAGGATTACTGCAATATCATTCCCATAATTATTCTGCGGTTCTTCAAAGAAAGGAGGGAATACTAGGCGATCGCCAAGTCTATTTAGCCAAAGAATTTATGAGAGCGA contains:
- a CDS encoding helix-turn-helix transcriptional regulator; protein product: MPPLDRTPLLESDNYEEAEMMLTQLIGPCKSEFLEPHSYFLTRYYYASFYQSSMVYLQWQGAQKLTRNQPDEIYVFYLPIEGIIREKINQLEPILSSEKVVHFFTPQQNLVGEISSQGQGISVCIPRQRLQQEMAKLLNNSVNSLISFQPEVDLTTVFGNSLKELILFSWQATAQNSLFLPQLEQTLLTGLLQYHSHNYSAVLQRKEGILGDRQVYLAKEFMRANLQKPISLGDIALAIGVSGRSLQRSFAKYCGCSPIEFLRQARLDSLHQELSQGIPLLGISDLMLKYQFSHLGRCSQSYHQRFGELPSETVHKNRVDSDSA